In the genome of Vanacampus margaritifer isolate UIUO_Vmar chromosome 1, RoL_Vmar_1.0, whole genome shotgun sequence, one region contains:
- the olfml3a gene encoding olfactomedin-like protein 3B: protein MKLVFILLLSTTWMLCGAQFYYQALMDYLENRLLAIEDHMHLWQDQSRQYHMELQNLHKQSKKTMEGLKQAHSSLSTDVEEAAVRLNRVERDMDIVESQTSPRACANRADRVVEQGVWSQEESRGEEEEDWEELPSRVTDCVEIISAIRSVKILKRVGGPKGVWLRDPRSSKVYVFNGTEGDTIYQFESVREFLRGSSEVTLGRPIRLPSNWRGGGVAVYNGYLYYIQQGEDMNVVRYDILGGQLMDVAILPVDSRVAVYSLNPETVADLAMDNQGLWLLYASGETEPNINLAKMDPVSLDIEEIWDTRCPRENSEAAFIVCGVVYVVYNTRLASRSRVQCVFDVNDKALSEEAPLFYFPRRYGAHASLKYNSEEKQIYSWDDGYQILYRLTTKRKMLV from the exons ATGAAGCTTGTTTTCATCCTGTTACTTTCCACAACCTGGATGCTGTGTGGAGCTCAGTTCTACTACCAGGCCCTGATGGACTATCTGGAGAACAGATTGTTGGCTATTGAG GACCACATGCACTTGTGGCAAGACCAGTCACGTCAATACCACATGGAACTTCAGAATTTGCACAAACAGTCCAAGAAGACCATGGAGGGCCTGAAGCAGGCACACAGCTCGCTCTCCACCGACGTGGAGGAAGCGGCGGTCCGACTGAACCGGGTGGAGCGAGACATGGACATAGTGGAAAGCCAGACGTCCCCACGGGCTTGTGCTAACCGGGCGGACCGGGTGGTGGAGCAGGGAGTGTGGAGCCAGGAAGAGAGCCgaggagaggaagaagaggactGGGAGGAGCTGCCCTCCAGAGTGACTG ACTGCGTGGAAATAATCTCTGCCATCCGCTCAGTGAAGATCCTGAAGCGAGTGGGCGGTCCTAAAGGCGTGTGGCTCCGAGACCCCCGGTCATCCAAGGTCTACGTGTTTAACGGGACGGAGGGTGACACCATCTACCAGTTTGAGTCCGTCAGGGAGTTTCTTCGGGGCTCTTCAGAGGTCACCCTCGGTCGGCCGATCAGACTGCCGTCCAACTGGAGGGGCGGTGGGGTCGCTGTTTACAACGGTTATCTGTATTACATCCAGCAGGGGGAAGACATGAATGTGGTCAGATATGACATCCTCGGTGGCCAGCTCATGGATGTCGCCATTCTCCCTGTGGACAGCCGAGTTGCTGTTTACAGCCTTAACCCCGAGACGGTGGCAGATCTCGCAATGGACAACCAAGGCCTCTGGCTTCTTTATGCCAGCGGAGAGACCGAACCCAACATCAACCTCGCAAAAATGGATCCTGTCTCGCTGGATATCGAAGAAATCTGGGACACCCGCTGCCCGAGGGAGAACTCGGAGGCGGCCTTCATTGTCTGTGGCGTCGTCTACGTTGTTTACAATACTCGGCTGGCCAGTCGCTCCCGGGTCCAGTGTGTGTTTGATGTTAATGACAAGGCGTTGAGTGAGGAGGCACCCCTCTTTTATTTCCCCCGACGGTACGGAGCACATGCCAGTCTAAAGTACAACTCTGAGGAGAAACAGATCTACAGCTGGGATGATGGCTACCAAATCCTCTACAGACTGACAACCAAAAGGAAAATGCTGGTTTGA